From Cotesia glomerata isolate CgM1 linkage group LG2, MPM_Cglom_v2.3, whole genome shotgun sequence, a single genomic window includes:
- the LOC123259567 gene encoding probable RNA-binding protein 46, whose product MENYSSEMSELVEKTNECCISERLIDLMNRTHYELVQENGQRRLTAPELTKEYRDRIKGAEVFLGRLPRNCYEDELMPVLEKAGRLLELRLMLDFSGTTRGYAFALYEDAKTARRARTMLDGYEIRPGHKIGVVKSIDNCRLFFGGVPKDKKKAEFVEELGKILDGISDIYLYPNAQDRTQNRGFIFVEFKDHRSAAMARRKLIPGRVMLWDHEVAVDWADPEPGESLDDEVMENVTALFVRNLPLELPHQKVREVFHRTTGVPILKLKKINHFAFVHYETREMAKKVLEIMNAPNGIAEIHQWEICWAKPIGSTKIQERQRAIQEAAGTEKFRDNQVLPQNNQPNGTNNKRQSTKKKSKNAEPRSPDVNRSLPSTVSTSPEIGRVTIAPISPPCIIPTDYKKILENFIAQKFGARCHFICMQMFVPVGFICKISIVCNNQIMYEFQGQLYQTQNQAINLTSREVYYQLVNNSTMPVIVPPTVYSSSNYLFGQSQACH is encoded by the exons atggaaaatTATTCGAGTGAAATGAGTGAGTTAGTAGAAAAAACTAATGAGTGTTGTATATCCGAGCGTTTGATCGATTTGATGAATCGTACTCACTACGAGTTAGTTCAAGAGAATGGACAACGACGTTTGACAGCTCCAGAGCTTACCAAGGAGTACCGTGACCGCATCAAAGGAGCTGAAGTCTTTCTGGGACGACTCCCACGAAACTGCTACGAAGATGAACTGATGCCGGTGTTGGAGAAGGCTGGACGTCTGCTGGAGCTGAGGTTGATGCTGGACTTTTCTGGAACTACTCGTGGATACGCATTTGCACTGTATGAAGATGCCAAAACTGCTCGACGTGCTCGTACTATGCTTGATGGCTATGAAATAAGACCTGGGCATAAGATTGGTGTCGTTAAATCTATTGACAACTGCAGACTGTTCTTTGGAGGTGTTcccaaagataaaaaaaaagctgaGTTTGTTGAAGAATTGGGGAAAATCCTCGATGGAATTTCAGACATTTATTTGTATCCGAATGCTCAAGATCGTACACAAAATCGTGGGTTCATTTTTGTCGAGTTTAAAGATCACCGATCAGCTGCGATGGCAAGACGTAAGCTCATTCCTGGCAGAGTTATGTTGTGGGACCATGAAGTAGCTGTTGATTGGGCAGATCCTGAGCCTGGAGAGTCTTTAGATGATGAAGTTATGGAGAAT GTGACTGCTTTGTTTGTCAGAAATTTACCACTTGAGCTTCCTCACCAAAAAGTCCGTGAAGTTTTTCACAGAACAACTGGTGTACCGAttctgaaattgaaaaaaattaatcacttTGCTTTTGTTCACTACGAGACTCGTGAAATGGCTAAAAAAGTTCTTGAGATCATGAatg ctCCAAATGGAATTGCAGAAATACACCAGTGGGAGATTTGCTGGGCTAAGCCAATTGGTTCAACAAAAATACAAGAGCGACAGCGCGCAATCCAAGAAGCAGCTGGTACAGAAAAATTCCGCGATAATCAAGTTCTTCCCCAGAATAATCAACCAAATGGTACTAACAATAAACGTCAGAGTACAAAGAAAAAGTCGAAGAACGCTGAACCACGTAGTCCTGACGTTAATCGCAGTTTACCGTCGACTGTAAGCACTTCTCCGGAGATCGGTCGTGTCACCATAGCTCCAATCAGCCCGCCGTGTATCATTCCAACggactacaaaaaaattttagaaaattttatcgcTCAGAAGTTTGGTGCTCGATGCCACTTTATTTGTATGCAAATGTTTGTACCTGTTGGATTTATTTGTaag atttcaatAGTCTGCAACAATCAAATTATGTATGAATTCCAAGGCCAGCTCTATCAAACTCAAAATCAAGCAATTAATTTGACATCTCGAGAAGTATACTACCAACTTGTCAACAACTCTACTATGCCAGTTATTGTCCCACCAACTGTTTATTCATCATCTAATTATCTGTTTGGTCAAAGCCAAGCTTGTCATTAA
- the LOC123258656 gene encoding palmitoyl-protein thioesterase 1, whose product MYSSKAKIVFIFFIINSCQYLIALKNNNPTPVVLWHGMGDSCCFSFSLGAIKNIIEEEIPGIYVKSVKIGNNVIEDVENSYFKNVNEQIEEVCEDLANDPSLKDGYNAIGFSQGGQFLRGLAERCPIPQMKNLISLGGQHQGVYGLPNCGSLEHKACDYLRRMLNHGAYLSFIQNRFVQAEYWHDPLQEDEYRKNSVFLADINNELVVNETYRENLQRLETLVLVMFENDTMVQPRESEWFGFYKPGQSVELQTLQDSDLYIEDRLGLQQMDKAGKIHFLSIPTNHLQFDEDWLKKEIIHKYLV is encoded by the exons ATGTATAGTTCAAAAgctaaaattgtatttatattttttataataaattcctgtcaatatttaattgctctaaaaaataacaatcccACACCTGTGGTTCTGTGGCATGGAATGG GTGACAGTTGCTGCTTTTCATTTAGTCTTggagcaataaaaaatattattgaagaagaaataCCAGGTATATATGTAAAGTCTGTAAAAATTGGAAATAACGTTATagag GACGTTGAGAACAgttactttaaaaatgtaaacgaACAAATAGAAGAAGTTTGTGAAGACTTGGCAAATGATCCGAGTTTAAAGGACGGATACAATGCAATTGGATTTTCACAAGGAGGGCAATTCTTACGAGGTCTAGCTGAAAGATGTCCAATTCCACAGATGAAAAATCTCATCTCGCTGGGTGGTCAACATCAAGGTGTATACGGGCTTCCTAATTGCGGATCTTTGGAGCATAAAGCCTGCGATTACTTAAGAAGAATGCTAAACCATGGAGCTTACTTGTCTTTCATACAGAATCGATTTGTACAAGCTGAATACTGGCACGATCCGCTGCAAGAAGACGAGTACAGGAAGAATAGTGTCTTTTTGGCAGATATCAACAATGAGCTCGTAGTCAATGAG ACTTATAGAGAAAATCTTCAGCGTCTGGAGACTTTGGTACTTGTTATGTTTGAAAACGATACAATGGTACAGCCACGAGAGAGTGAGTGGTTTGGATTTTATAAGCCTGGCCAATCAGTTGAACTACAGACACTTCAAGACTCTGATCTTTATATCGAG gaTCGCTTAGGCTTGCAACAAATGGACAAAGCTggtaaaattcattttctatcaATACCAACTAACCATCTGCAATTCGATGAAGACTGgctaaaaaaagaaatcattCATAAATATCTTGTCTAA